A window of the Schistosoma mansoni, WGS project CABG00000000 data, supercontig 0177, strain Puerto Rico, whole genome shotgun sequence genome harbors these coding sequences:
- a CDS encoding pyruvoyl tetrahydrobiopterin synthase, putative: MSALCYLTRVESFSACHRLHSQHLSDEENIKMFQKCNNPMGHGHNYKLEITVSGPIDQRTGMVMNISDLKSVIQKHVLDLLDHKNIDEDVEYFKKNSIVSTTENLAVFIWSQLVNAVPNNLLYEVKIWETEKNIVTYRGEKINHK, encoded by the coding sequence ATGAGTGCTCTATGTTACCTCACGAGAGTAGAATCATTCTCCGCCTGTCATCGCCTTCATTCACAACATCTTAGTGATGaagaaaatattaaaatgtTTCAAAAATGTAATAATCCTATGGGACATGGTCATAATTACAAACTGGAGATCACAGTTTCAGGACCTATTGATCAAAGAACCGGTATGGTTATGAACATAAGTGACTTGAAATCAGTTATTCAAAAACATGTTCTTGACCTATTAGATCATAAAAATATCGATGAAgatgttgaatattttaaaaagaatagTATTGTATCAACTACGGAAAACCTAGCAGTTTTTATATGGTCACAATTAGTCAATGCTGTCCCTAATAATTTACTTTATGAAGTTAAAATATGGGAAACTGAAAAGAATATCGTAACTTACAGAGGTGAAAAGATAAATCACAAATAA